The Mugil cephalus isolate CIBA_MC_2020 chromosome 19, CIBA_Mcephalus_1.1, whole genome shotgun sequence genome has a window encoding:
- the fpgs gene encoding folylpolyglutamate synthase, mitochondrial isoform X1, with protein MMVCLSRVLQRGFGFTAQFRKQDLPCKLAGILSRYYSTEAAPQIPGMEYQDAICTLNTLQTNASALEQVRRERSHPKLQLQAMRVFLQRAGLTVEELDHLNIIHVTGTKGKGSTCAFTEQILRNYGFRTGFYSSPHLVQVRERIRINGQPIGKELFTKYFWQIYGRLDDTKDAHQGTMPAYFRFLTILAFHVFLQEKVDLAVIEVGIGGAYDCTNIIRRPWVCGISSLGIDHTQILGDTIEGIAWQKAGIFKQGVPAFTVRQPEDAMAVLKDRAKEVRCPLWVCPEMEDYPENGGPLRLGLAGLHQRSNASLALQLSHTWLQRRCLPDKSFPSTIVENNNVLQATLFKPSPIMAKGLAATEWPGRNQTLRHGAVTYFLDGAHTMRSMQACVNWFKETAAQHEKNARGPVARVLLFNATGERDSTSMLKLLVSCDFDFAVFCPNITEAIASCNADQQNFNVSVENMLTRCLDNERSWRLLNSQGEIKGTQLLIKDSLSLVPENMGDTLVFPCILSALQWITQGKDSVLTEPEKNVLPVKPSIMAKAAPLCEATDIHVLITGSLHLVGGVLKHLDQAFSK; from the exons ATGATGGTGTGCCTGTCGCGCGTGTTGCAGCGGGGCTTCGGGTTTACCGCGCAGTTCCGAAAGCAGGACTTGCCATGCAAGTTGGCGGGCATTTTATCCAGGTACTACAGCACAGAGGCAGCTCCTCAGATACCGGGAATGGAGTACCAG GATGCCATTTGCACCCTGAACACACTGCAGACCAATGCCAGTGCTCTGGAGCAGGTCCGACGAGAAAGAAGCCACCctaagctgcagctgcaggctATGAGAGTCTTCCTGCAGCGTGCTGGCCTCACA GTGGAGGAACTAGACCATCTTAATATCATTCATGTGACTGGGACAAAGGGCAAG gGTTCAACGTGTGCATTCACAGAGCAGATTTTGAGAAACTACGGATTTCGCACTGGGTTTTACAG TTCTCCACATTTGGTGCAAGTCAGGGAGAGGATACGAATCAATGGGCAGCCCATCGGAAAGGAACTCTTCACTAAATACTTCTGGCAGATTTATGGAAGACTGGATGATACCAAG GATGCCCACCAAGGGACGATGCCAGCATACTTCCGTTTCCTCACCATCTTGGCCTTTCATGTCTTCCTCCAGGAGAAG GTGGATTTAGCTGTAATTGAAGTTGGTATTGGTGGAGCATATGACTGCACCAACATTATACG GAGGCCATGGGTGTGTGGGATTTCGTCCCTGGGCATTGACCATACACAGATTCTGGGAGACACCATTGAAGGGATCGCCTGGCAAAAAGCGGGCATTTTCAAG CAAGGGGTTCCTGCGTTCACTGTCAGACAGCCAGAAGATGCAATGGCTGTTCTCAAAGACAGAGCCAAAGAGGTCAGG TGCCCTCTTTGGGTGTGTCCAGAGATGGAGGACTATCCAGAAAACGGTGGACCTTTGCGTCTGGGCTTGGCAGGGCTGCACCAGCGCTCCAATGCATCCCTTGCGCTCCAGTTGAGTCACACATGGTTACAGAGAAGATGTCTACCAG ATAAAAGTTTTCCCTCCACTATTGTTGAGAACAATAATGTCCTTCAGGCAACTTTGTTTAAGCCCAGCCCAATCATGGCAAAAG GACTGGCAGCAACAGAGTGGCCTGGTAGGAATCAGACACTACGACACGGAGCAGTCACTTACTTCTTGGATGGAGCTCACACGATGCGCAGTATGCAGGCTTGTGTGAACTGGTTCAAAGAAACTGCAGCCCAGCACGAAAAAAATGCAAG AGGACCTGTGGCAAGAGTTTTGCTGTTCAATGCCACAGGAGAAAGAGATTCGACTTCCATGCTTAAACTACTGGTG TCATGTGATTTTGACTTTGCTGTGTTCTGCCCAAATATCACTGAAGCCATCGCTTCCTGTAATGCAG ACCAGCAGAACTTCAACGTGTCAGTGGAAAATATGCTCACTCGCTGCCTGGACAATGAGAGGAGCTGGCGTCTCCTTAACAGTCAGGGGGAGATCAAAGGAACACAGCTTCTAATAAAGGACAGTCTGTCCCTTGTCCCTGAAAATATGGGAGACACTCTGGTCTTCCCCTGCATCCTTAGCGCCCTTCAGTGGATTACGCAGGGAAAGGATTCAGTGCTTACAGAACCAGAAAAGAATGTCTTACCAGTTAAACCCAGCATCATGGCCAAAGCTGCTCCTCTCTGTGAAGCTACTGACATTCATGTTCTCATCACTGGAAGCCTTCATCTGGTGGGGGGAGTTCTGAAACACCTGGATCAAGCTTTTTCCAAGTAA
- the fpgs gene encoding folylpolyglutamate synthase, mitochondrial isoform X2, which yields MMVCLSRVLQRGFGFTAQFRKQDLPCKLAGILSRYYSTEAAPQIPGMEYQDAICTLNTLQTNASALEQVRRERSHPKLQLQAMRVFLQRAGLTVEELDHLNIIHVTGTKGKGSTCAFTEQILRNYGFRTGFYSSPHLVQVRERIRINGQPIGKELFTKYFWQIYGRLDDTKDAHQGTMPAYFRFLTILAFHVFLQEKVDLAVIEVGIGGAYDCTNIIRRPWVCGISSLGIDHTQILGDTIEGIAWQKAGIFKQGVPAFTVRQPEDAMAVLKDRAKECPLWVCPEMEDYPENGGPLRLGLAGLHQRSNASLALQLSHTWLQRRCLPDKSFPSTIVENNNVLQATLFKPSPIMAKGLAATEWPGRNQTLRHGAVTYFLDGAHTMRSMQACVNWFKETAAQHEKNARGPVARVLLFNATGERDSTSMLKLLVSCDFDFAVFCPNITEAIASCNADQQNFNVSVENMLTRCLDNERSWRLLNSQGEIKGTQLLIKDSLSLVPENMGDTLVFPCILSALQWITQGKDSVLTEPEKNVLPVKPSIMAKAAPLCEATDIHVLITGSLHLVGGVLKHLDQAFSK from the exons ATGATGGTGTGCCTGTCGCGCGTGTTGCAGCGGGGCTTCGGGTTTACCGCGCAGTTCCGAAAGCAGGACTTGCCATGCAAGTTGGCGGGCATTTTATCCAGGTACTACAGCACAGAGGCAGCTCCTCAGATACCGGGAATGGAGTACCAG GATGCCATTTGCACCCTGAACACACTGCAGACCAATGCCAGTGCTCTGGAGCAGGTCCGACGAGAAAGAAGCCACCctaagctgcagctgcaggctATGAGAGTCTTCCTGCAGCGTGCTGGCCTCACA GTGGAGGAACTAGACCATCTTAATATCATTCATGTGACTGGGACAAAGGGCAAG gGTTCAACGTGTGCATTCACAGAGCAGATTTTGAGAAACTACGGATTTCGCACTGGGTTTTACAG TTCTCCACATTTGGTGCAAGTCAGGGAGAGGATACGAATCAATGGGCAGCCCATCGGAAAGGAACTCTTCACTAAATACTTCTGGCAGATTTATGGAAGACTGGATGATACCAAG GATGCCCACCAAGGGACGATGCCAGCATACTTCCGTTTCCTCACCATCTTGGCCTTTCATGTCTTCCTCCAGGAGAAG GTGGATTTAGCTGTAATTGAAGTTGGTATTGGTGGAGCATATGACTGCACCAACATTATACG GAGGCCATGGGTGTGTGGGATTTCGTCCCTGGGCATTGACCATACACAGATTCTGGGAGACACCATTGAAGGGATCGCCTGGCAAAAAGCGGGCATTTTCAAG CAAGGGGTTCCTGCGTTCACTGTCAGACAGCCAGAAGATGCAATGGCTGTTCTCAAAGACAGAGCCAAAGAG TGCCCTCTTTGGGTGTGTCCAGAGATGGAGGACTATCCAGAAAACGGTGGACCTTTGCGTCTGGGCTTGGCAGGGCTGCACCAGCGCTCCAATGCATCCCTTGCGCTCCAGTTGAGTCACACATGGTTACAGAGAAGATGTCTACCAG ATAAAAGTTTTCCCTCCACTATTGTTGAGAACAATAATGTCCTTCAGGCAACTTTGTTTAAGCCCAGCCCAATCATGGCAAAAG GACTGGCAGCAACAGAGTGGCCTGGTAGGAATCAGACACTACGACACGGAGCAGTCACTTACTTCTTGGATGGAGCTCACACGATGCGCAGTATGCAGGCTTGTGTGAACTGGTTCAAAGAAACTGCAGCCCAGCACGAAAAAAATGCAAG AGGACCTGTGGCAAGAGTTTTGCTGTTCAATGCCACAGGAGAAAGAGATTCGACTTCCATGCTTAAACTACTGGTG TCATGTGATTTTGACTTTGCTGTGTTCTGCCCAAATATCACTGAAGCCATCGCTTCCTGTAATGCAG ACCAGCAGAACTTCAACGTGTCAGTGGAAAATATGCTCACTCGCTGCCTGGACAATGAGAGGAGCTGGCGTCTCCTTAACAGTCAGGGGGAGATCAAAGGAACACAGCTTCTAATAAAGGACAGTCTGTCCCTTGTCCCTGAAAATATGGGAGACACTCTGGTCTTCCCCTGCATCCTTAGCGCCCTTCAGTGGATTACGCAGGGAAAGGATTCAGTGCTTACAGAACCAGAAAAGAATGTCTTACCAGTTAAACCCAGCATCATGGCCAAAGCTGCTCCTCTCTGTGAAGCTACTGACATTCATGTTCTCATCACTGGAAGCCTTCATCTGGTGGGGGGAGTTCTGAAACACCTGGATCAAGCTTTTTCCAAGTAA
- the cdk9 gene encoding cyclin-dependent kinase 9, producing MQRDKTSNAGGAEKPDREAAIMSKYYDGVEFPFCDEFSKYEKMAKIGQGTFGEVFKAKHRQTGKKVALKKVLMENEKEGFPITALREIKILQLLKHENVVNLIEICRTKATQYNRYKGSIYLVFDFCEHDLAGLLSNANVKFTLAEIKKVMQMLLNGLYYIHRNKILHRDMKAANVLITRDGVLKLADFGLARAFSLAKNSQGNRYTNRVVTLWYRPPELLLGERDYGPPIDLWGGGCIMAEMWTRSPIMQGNTEQHQLTLISQLCGSITAEVWPGVDKKYELYQKMELPKGQKRKVKDRLKAYVKDPYALDLIDKLLVLDPAQRIDSDDALNHDFFWSDPMPSDLKNMLSTHNTSMFEYLAPPRRRGHMPQQQPNQNRNPATTSQTEFDRVF from the exons ATGCAGCGAGACAAAACAAGCAACGCTGGCGGAGCTGAAAA GCCCGACCGGGAGGCCGCAATAATGTCGAAATACTACGATGGAGTAGAATTTCCTTTTTGTGACGAGTTCTCCAAATACGAAAAAATGGCCAAGATAGGGCAAGGGACCTTTGG GGAGGTGTTTAAAGCAAAGCACAGGCAGACGGGGAAGAAAGTTGCACTGAAGAAagttttaatggaaaatgaGAAAGAGGGG TTcccaatcacagctctgaggGAAATCAAAATACTTCAGCTGCTCAAACACGAGAATGTGGTCAATCTGATTGAAATCTGCAGGACCAAAG CTACTCAGTACAACCGATACAAAGGCAGTATCTACCTGGTGTTCGACTTCTGTGAGCATGACCTGGCTGGACTGCTGAGTAATGCCAATGTAAAGTTCACCTTGGCAGAGATCAAGAAGGTCATGCAGATGCTGCTGAATGGATTGTATTACATCCACAGAAACAAG ATCCTTCACAGAGACATGAAGGCAGCCAATGTACTCATCACCAGAGACGGTGTCTTGAAGCTTGCAGATTTTGGTTTGGCTCGAGCCTTCAGTCTGGCTAAAAACAGCCAGGGGAACCGGTACACCAACCGTGTGGTAACCCTCTGGTATAGACCGCCAGAGTTGCTGCTAG GGGAGAGAGACTACGGCCCCCCTATTGACCTTTGGGGAGGAGGCTGCATCATGGCAGAAATGTGGACTAGAAGTCCTATCATGCAAGGCAACACTGAGCAGCACCAGCTCACGCTCATCAGCCAGCTCTGTGGCTCCATTACTGCTGAG GTGTGGCCTGGTGTCGATAAAAAATATGAGCTGTACCAGAAGATGGAGTTGCCTAAAGGCCAGAAGAGAAAAGTGAAGGATCGTCTTAAAGCCTATGTCAAAGACCCATATGCACTGGATCTCATAGATAAGCTTCTTGTTCTGGACCCGGCACAACGCATAGACAGCGACGATGCGCTGAACCACGACTTCTTCTGGTCTGACCCCATGCCTTCAGACCTAAAGAACATGCTCTCCACCCACAACACTTCCATGTTTGAATATCTGGCCCCGCCCCGGAGGAGAGGACACATGCCACAGCAACAGCCCAATCAGAACAGAAACCCAGCCACGACTAGTCAGACAGAGTTTGATCGAGTGTTTTGA